DNA sequence from the Rhizobium lusitanum genome:
CCCGTGTCGGCCGCAGCCTGCAGATCGCCATGGTGTCGGCGCTGATCTATTGTGCGGCGGTGGAACTGGTCGTGGAGTTGCTTGCCCGGCACCTTGGCGCTGTCTTCGTCGGCGATGCGGTCATCGTCGCCGAGGTCGGGCGGATCTTGCCTTGGACGATCGGCGCCTACTTCCTCTATGGGCAGATGATGATGCTCTCGTCCTATTTCCAGTCGATCGGCGATGCGAAGCGGGGGGGCGATCTTCGGCCTGTCGCGGCCCTATCTGTTCACGCTGCCGCTGACATTCCTGCTGCCCTTCGTCTTCGGCGAACGCGGGATTTGGATGGTGCCGGTCTTTGCGGAGGCGGGGATGTTCGCGCTTGCCTGGCTGGTTCTGTCACGCAATGCCCGGGATCGTGGCTGGCGATACGGTTTACTGCCTGCATGAAACGGAAAAGGCCGCGCTGTCGAGGCGCGGCCTTTTCGATATTCAAGCAGGCTATGCCTTGAGTAGCCACTCATGCTCCGGCGCATTGTAGAATTTCCAGACGCGCTTCGGACCGGCCATGACGTTGAGATAATAGAGATCATAGCCATGGCAGGCGGCGCAGGGGTGATACCCTTTAGGCACCAGCGTCACGTCGCCGTCTTCCAGCGCCATGGCTTCATCCAGCGACCGGTCGTCCGTATAGACGCGCTGGAAGGCGAAGCCCTGCGGCGGGTTGAGGCGATGATAGTAGGTCTCCTCGAGGAAGCTCTCGTTCGGGAGATTGTCTTGATCGTGCTTGTGCGGCGGATAGGAAGAGGTGTGGCCGCCGGGCGTGATCACTTCAACGACCAGCAGGGAATGCGCCGCGCCATCGTCTTCCGGCATGATGTTGTTGACGTGGCGGACATTGGTGCCCTTGCCGCGTGTCACAGGCGGATGCGTACCCGGCGGAATGGCGCGGGCCTCATAGGAGCCGCCGCCCGGAGCCGAGCAGACGGCAAGTTCCAGATCGGTTTCCGCGGTCACCGACCAGCTTGAACCGGCTGGAATATAGAGCGCGTGGGGCGCGCCCTCAAAGGGGCTCATGCGGCCACCCAGCAGGCCGAAATCCTTCGCGCCTGCCTTGGCGCTTCCCTTGCCGCTGACCCAGACGAGGCAGACCTCGCGATCGCCGGTTTCAGCCGAAACCGTTTCGCCTGATGTCAGCCGGTGAAGGTCGAAGCCGACATAGGTCCAGCCGGCGCTTTCGGGCGTGACATGGGTGACGCGACCATGAGAGCCATCAGGTTTGACCTTGAGATTTGGCATTGGCGTTTTTCCTCCGTTGCTTTGGGAAAAACCACGCCAGCCTCTCCTTGTGAGAAGAGGCCGGAGGGCTTCGCTTCCCTTTATCCCTTGGGAAAACCTTCGGTTTCCACCGTATAACCTGCAGCCGTCATGACGCGCATCAATTCAGCATGGCCGATCTCGGCCATTTTCTGTGGCGGAGCGTTGCGCGGGTCCTGTTCGGCCTCGACGACGAACCAGCCTTCATAGCCGTAACCGGCCAGACGCTGGACGATGGCGCCGAAATCGAGCGAGCCGTCGCCCGGTACCGTGAACGCGCCGAGCGCTACCGCGTCGAGGAAGGACTGCCGGCTGCGATCCAGTCCATCCACGACAGGCTTGCGGATATCCTTGACGTGAACGTGGTTGATGCGGGCGTGGTGATTGTCGATGGCGCGCAGGACGTCGCCGCCGGCAAAGGCCAGGTGACCGGCATCGAGCAGAAGCGGAATGCCTGAACCCGAATAGCGCATGAAGGCGTCGAGTTCCGGCTCGGTTTCCACCACTGCGGCCATGTGATGGTGGTAGGAGAGCGGCATGCCCTGATCGGCGCACCATTCGCCGAACTGGGTCAGGCGCTGCGCGTAGGCCTTCATCTCGTCATCCGACAAGCGCGGCTTGGTGGCGAGCGGCTTGGAGCGGTCGCCCTGGATGGAGCGGCCGACTTCGCCATAGACGATGCAGGGTGCATTGACCGCCTTGAACAACTCGATCATCGGAGCGATGCGGTCCTTGTTGGCGGCAAGCTCCTCATTGACCAGCGTGCCCGAGAACCAGCCGCCGCACAGCGTGACGTCGGCGGCGCGTAGGATCGGCAGCATCACCTCGGGATCATCCGGGAAGCGGCGGCCTTTTTCCATGCCGGTGAAGCCGGCGCTGCGCGATTGCCGCAGGCATTCCTCGAGGGACACATCGTCGCTGAGTTCAGGAAGATCGTCGTTCCACCACGCGATGGGCGACATGCCGAGTTTGGCCTTCATCAATAGTCTCCTTAAAGGCATAGTTTGGAGGAGCAGCAACGCTCCTCCCAAAAATGACAGAAATCGATTAGCGGATACGCTGGGCGCCGCGCGCTTCTTCGTAAGCGGCGCGGGCCTTGTTGACCTGCGGGCGCGTGCTGACTTCAGGCACGGCAACGTCCCACCAGTGACCGCCTTCGTCCGTCGTGATCAGCGGATCGGTATCGATGACGAAGACCGAGGTGCGATCATTCTTTTTCGAGGCTTCGATCGCCTGCTCCAGCTCCGCAATGGAGGCAACCTTGACGGCAATGGCGCCCATGCTCTCGGCATGCGCCCGGAAATCGATCTCCGGCATCACCTCATGATACGAATCCTTCAGCAGATTGTTGAAGTTCGCGCCGCCGGTCGCCATCTGCAATCGGTTGATGCAGCCGTAGCCGCGATTGTCGAGCAGCACGATGTTGAGCTTGAGGCCAAGCATGACCGAGGTGGCGATCTCGGAGTTCAGCATCATGTAGGAGCCGTCGCCGACCATGACGATGACGTCCTTTTCCGGGCAAGCCATCTTGGTGCCAAGGCCGCCGGCGATCTCGTAGCCCATGCAGGAGAAGCCATATTCCATATGGTAGCTGCCCGGAACCGTCGCCGGCCAGAGCTTGTGCAGCTCTCCCGGCAGGCCGCCGGCCGCGCAGACGGAAATAGCATTCTCTCCGCCGAGCGTGCGAGTTACCGCACCGATGACCTGGGCGTCGGAGGGAAGGGCGGCATTGGTCGAGGCCAACGCTTTGGCCGCGGCTTCGATCCAGATCTTCTTTTCCTGGGTCGCCTTTTCCAGCAGCGCTGCCGGGGCACGCCAGCCGGCGAGCCCTGCGGAAAGCGCCTTCAGCCCTTCGCGCGCGTCGCAAACGAGCGGTCGGCCATCATGCTTCGATGCGTCATATGCCGCGATATTGAGTCCGAGAATAGAGAGCTTCTCATTCTTGAACAGCGCCCAGGAGCCGGTGGTAAAGTCCTGGCATCGCGTTCCCACAGCGATGATCAGATCCGTGTCTTCGGCAATCGCGTTCGCAGCCGAGGTTCCGGTCACGCCGACAGAGCCGAGCGCCAACGGATGGCGTTCGTCGATTGCCGATTTGCCGGCCTGGCTAACGACGACGGGCACGCCGTGCGTCTCTGCAAACTCCGTAAGTTCCTTGGTCGCCCGCGAATAGAGCACGCCGCCGCCGGCGATGATGACCGGCTTCTCCGCTTTGCGGATGAGCGCAATCGCCGCGGCGAGTTCGTCGGCGTCGGGCTGCGGACGGCGCGTCGTCCAGATGCGCTCCTCAAAGAAGCTTTCGGGATAATCGTATGCCTCGGCCTGCACATCCTGGCAAAGCGAGAGCGTCACCGGGCCGCAATCGAGTGGGTCGGTCAAAACCTGCATGGCGCGCTTCAGCGCCGTGATGATCTGCTCCGGCCGGGTGATGCGATCGAAATAGCGAGAGACCGAACGGAAGGCGTCATTGGCGGATACCGTGCCGTCGCCGAAATCCTCGATCTGCTGCAACACCGGGTCGGGAGCGCGGTTGGCGAAGACGTCGCCGGGCAGGAAGAGCACGGGGATGCGGTTGACATGCGCGACGCCGGCGGCGGTCACCATGTTGAGGGCTCCGGGGCCGATCGAGCTTGTGCAGGCCATGAAGCGCTGCCGGAAGCTCGCCTTGGCATAGGCGATGGCGGCGTGCGCCATGCCTTGCTCATTGTGAGCGCGATAGGTTGTCAGCTCGTCGCGCACTTGATAGAGCGCTTCACCGATGCCGGCGACGTTGCCATGCCCGAAGATCGCCCAGACGCCGCCGAAGATCGGCAGCTTCTGACCATCGATCACGGTCATCTGCTTCGTGAGGAAGTGTGTGACGGCCTGTGCCATCGTCAATCGGATCGTCTTGCCCATGGGGCGCCTCCCAAATGCTTCTAAACTATTGCAGGCCGCGGGTTTTCAACCACGCCTGGGTCAGTTGCCGGAAGCGGCCGGCCATGTCGGCGATCGCTTCCTCGTCGTTCATGCCACCCGATAGCCAGGCACGCGCCGCATCGGAAAAGATTGTCCGCCCGACGGCGAAACCCTTGACCGAAGGTGCTGCCAGCGTGGCTTCGAAGCTCCGGATCAATTCATCCGCCGGTGCCTCCAGGCCAAGCAGCACGATACCCCGGCACCATGGATCATTTTTGGCGATCACGGCATCGATTTTTTTCCAGGCAGCAGTCGAATCCTGAGGTTCCAGCTTCCACCAGTCGGGCTTGATGCCGAGCGCGTAGAGCTCTTCCATCGCGGTTGCGATCGTGTCGTCGGTGAGCGGCCCGTTCTTGCCGGCGATGATCTCGACCAGCAGTTCACGGCCGACCTTGCGGGCGGCTTCGAACAGGGTGCGCAGCTTCTCCTGCTGCTCCGCCTTCAACTCTTTCGGATCGTCCGGATGATAGAAGCAGAGGCACTTGATGCAATGGTTGAGCGGCCATTCGACGAGCTGCGAACCGATGTCCTGGCTGAACTCGAATTTCAGCGGCTTGGAGCCCGGCAGTTCGACGGGACGGCCGATCCAGGAGAAGTCCTTGGTGGCGGCATCGAAGAAGGCATCGCGACCGAAGCGCTCGTCGATCAACATGCCATAACCCTGTCGGCCGTCGGCAACCCGTGCCGCCGCTTCCACCGCCAGACGCTTGAAGGCGACGATCTTGTCATGACCGACACCCAGTTCGTCGGCGACGCTGACGAGCTGCGAGCGATGATCGATCGCCAGCGCCATCAGGAGCGGGATGTCGCCATTGCGGGTCGAGGCCCAATGGATATGGTTGATCGCCTCGTCCTTGCGCAGCGCCCGGTGCTCGCTACCCGTCTTCAGGAAGAAGTCGAGTTCGGCCCAGGTCGGATATTCCGGCGAGCACAGCAGACGCGAGACGGCGAAGGCACCGCAGGCATTTGCCCAGGTGGCGCAGGTCTTCAATGGCTCGTCGCGCAGGAACCCGCGCAGAAAGCCGGACATGAAAGCATCGCCGGCACCAAGCACGTTGAACACTTCGATCGGGAATCCCTCGCCGACGATGCCAGCTTCGAGGTCGTCCGAGATCGGTCCGTCATAGACGATGCAGCCCATGGCGCCGCGCTTCAGCACGATGGTCGCAGGCGATAGGCGGCGGATTTCCTTCAGCGCGCCGAGCACGTTGTCGACGCCCGAGCCGATCATGATCTCCTCTTCGGTGCCGATGATGAGATCGCAATCCGGCAGCGTCTCCCTCATCTTCGAGGAAACGCGATCCGACTTCACATAGCGCTCGAACCCTTCGGCATGGCCGGCGAGGCCCCAGAGGTTCGGCCGGTAATCGATATCGAAGATCACCTTGCGGCCGTTCGCCTTGGCGATGCGGATCGCCTTGCGCTGGGCAGCCTCGGTGTTTGGCTTGGAAAAATGTGTGCCGGAGACCAGCACGGCGCGGGAGGACTTGATGAAATCCTCGTCGATGTCGTTTTCGTCGAGCGCCATGTCGGCGCAGTCGGAGCGATAGAAGATCATTGGCGAGACGCCTTCGGCCTCGACCGCGAGCAGCACCAGCGCCGTCAGCCGTTCCTTGTCGGTGGCGATCCCCTGGACATCAACGCCTTCGCGCGCCGTCTGCTCGCGGATGAAGCGGCCCATCTGTTCGTCGCCGACGCGGGTGATGAGACCGGATTTCAGGCCGAGCCGTGCCGTGCCGATGGCGATATTGGCCGGGCAGCCGCCGACCGATTTGGCGAAGGAGGCGATATCCTCCAGCCGCGAACCGATCTGCTGGCCGTAAAGATCGACGGAAGAGCGGCCGATGGTGATGACATCGAGTGTCGGTTCCGGCTGAGTGCCAGGATTGTCGTGTGCCATGATGTCCTCCCGTCCAGGCATGATCCGGGAAACTCTTCAGTTTCTCCCTGGGTCATGCGTCATTGAAAGTTCCGGTGTGTCTTCGTTTCGTCCGGGTTGTGGTCGATTTTGCGGCCATCTCCCGAGACCGCGATCATGGATGTAATGAAACATTGGTTCCGAAATTTTGTCAATTCGGAATGTTTATTCCATTTTAGTTTTCTGAGGTTTTCCTGTCGTCTCTTTCCGCCGTCGCTCGGCAATGGCGACGGGAAAGGCCATGATCAGTGCCATGGACGCCGACAACGAGCGGAAGCCGGCAAAATCCGCCTCCGCCACTTCGAACCAGTGGGTGGCGCAGGCGGTAAGCGGTGAAAAGGCCGAATCGGTGATGGCGATGACCGGCACGTTACGCGCGGCAAGATCCTGCGCCTGCAACAGGCTTTCGGCGGCATAGGGGGAGAAGCTTGCGGCGATCGCCGCATCCTTCTCGGTCGCAAAGCGCGCGAGCTCGCCATCGATACCGTTTGGCGAGGCGACGATCTGATGACGGATGTTCAGCTTCGAAAAGGCGTAGGTCAGATGCGCCGTCAGCGGATAGGAGCGGCGCTTGGCGATCAGATAGATGGTCTCGGCTGCGGCCAGCACATCCACCGCCTTGGCGAAGGTGTCGGTCTCGATGGTGGCGGCAAGCTTATTGACCGACTGGCTGGCGGCCGAGAGAAAGCCGGAGAGAATGCCGGCCTCTTCATCCTCGATGCCGGATTGCTCAAGCGTGATCAGGCGTTCCTCATAGCTCAGCGTCCGCTCACGCAGCCGCTCGCGGAAGATGCTCTGCAGGTCGGAAAAACCTTCATAACCAAGATGATGGGCGAGGCGTACCAGCGTCGAGGGCTGGACATCTGCGGCCGTCGCAATGCTTGCCGTTGT
Encoded proteins:
- the iolE gene encoding myo-inosose-2 dehydratase translates to MKAKLGMSPIAWWNDDLPELSDDVSLEECLRQSRSAGFTGMEKGRRFPDDPEVMLPILRAADVTLCGGWFSGTLVNEELAANKDRIAPMIELFKAVNAPCIVYGEVGRSIQGDRSKPLATKPRLSDDEMKAYAQRLTQFGEWCADQGMPLSYHHHMAAVVETEPELDAFMRYSGSGIPLLLDAGHLAFAGGDVLRAIDNHHARINHVHVKDIRKPVVDGLDRSRQSFLDAVALGAFTVPGDGSLDFGAIVQRLAGYGYEGWFVVEAEQDPRNAPPQKMAEIGHAELMRVMTAAGYTVETEGFPKG
- the iolB gene encoding 5-deoxy-glucuronate isomerase → MPNLKVKPDGSHGRVTHVTPESAGWTYVGFDLHRLTSGETVSAETGDREVCLVWVSGKGSAKAGAKDFGLLGGRMSPFEGAPHALYIPAGSSWSVTAETDLELAVCSAPGGGSYEARAIPPGTHPPVTRGKGTNVRHVNNIMPEDDGAAHSLLVVEVITPGGHTSSYPPHKHDQDNLPNESFLEETYYHRLNPPQGFAFQRVYTDDRSLDEAMALEDGDVTLVPKGYHPCAACHGYDLYYLNVMAGPKRVWKFYNAPEHEWLLKA
- a CDS encoding MurR/RpiR family transcriptional regulator — its product is MDNSIETRTKVPRDFESLRSIIIERKDSMPKRLAQVAAFALGNPDEIAFGTTASIATAADVQPSTLVRLAHHLGYEGFSDLQSIFRERLRERTLSYEERLITLEQSGIEDEEAGILSGFLSAASQSVNKLAATIETDTFAKAVDVLAAAETIYLIAKRRSYPLTAHLTYAFSKLNIRHQIVASPNGIDGELARFATEKDAAIAASFSPYAAESLLQAQDLAARNVPVIAITDSAFSPLTACATHWFEVAEADFAGFRSLSASMALIMAFPVAIAERRRKETTGKPQKTKME
- a CDS encoding bifunctional 5-dehydro-2-deoxygluconokinase/5-dehydro-2-deoxyphosphogluconate aldolase, with translation MAHDNPGTQPEPTLDVITIGRSSVDLYGQQIGSRLEDIASFAKSVGGCPANIAIGTARLGLKSGLITRVGDEQMGRFIREQTAREGVDVQGIATDKERLTALVLLAVEAEGVSPMIFYRSDCADMALDENDIDEDFIKSSRAVLVSGTHFSKPNTEAAQRKAIRIAKANGRKVIFDIDYRPNLWGLAGHAEGFERYVKSDRVSSKMRETLPDCDLIIGTEEEIMIGSGVDNVLGALKEIRRLSPATIVLKRGAMGCIVYDGPISDDLEAGIVGEGFPIEVFNVLGAGDAFMSGFLRGFLRDEPLKTCATWANACGAFAVSRLLCSPEYPTWAELDFFLKTGSEHRALRKDEAINHIHWASTRNGDIPLLMALAIDHRSQLVSVADELGVGHDKIVAFKRLAVEAAARVADGRQGYGMLIDERFGRDAFFDAATKDFSWIGRPVELPGSKPLKFEFSQDIGSQLVEWPLNHCIKCLCFYHPDDPKELKAEQQEKLRTLFEAARKVGRELLVEIIAGKNGPLTDDTIATAMEELYALGIKPDWWKLEPQDSTAAWKKIDAVIAKNDPWCRGIVLLGLEAPADELIRSFEATLAAPSVKGFAVGRTIFSDAARAWLSGGMNDEEAIADMAGRFRQLTQAWLKTRGLQ
- the iolD gene encoding 3D-(3,5/4)-trihydroxycyclohexane-1,2-dione acylhydrolase (decyclizing), translating into MGKTIRLTMAQAVTHFLTKQMTVIDGQKLPIFGGVWAIFGHGNVAGIGEALYQVRDELTTYRAHNEQGMAHAAIAYAKASFRQRFMACTSSIGPGALNMVTAAGVAHVNRIPVLFLPGDVFANRAPDPVLQQIEDFGDGTVSANDAFRSVSRYFDRITRPEQIITALKRAMQVLTDPLDCGPVTLSLCQDVQAEAYDYPESFFEERIWTTRRPQPDADELAAAIALIRKAEKPVIIAGGGVLYSRATKELTEFAETHGVPVVVSQAGKSAIDERHPLALGSVGVTGTSAANAIAEDTDLIIAVGTRCQDFTTGSWALFKNEKLSILGLNIAAYDASKHDGRPLVCDAREGLKALSAGLAGWRAPAALLEKATQEKKIWIEAAAKALASTNAALPSDAQVIGAVTRTLGGENAISVCAAGGLPGELHKLWPATVPGSYHMEYGFSCMGYEIAGGLGTKMACPEKDVIVMVGDGSYMMLNSEIATSVMLGLKLNIVLLDNRGYGCINRLQMATGGANFNNLLKDSYHEVMPEIDFRAHAESMGAIAVKVASIAELEQAIEASKKNDRTSVFVIDTDPLITTDEGGHWWDVAVPEVSTRPQVNKARAAYEEARGAQRIR